The genomic window TGAAAAGGCCGCACGCAAGGACGTTTAAAGTGATCCGGATAAATTGAGCAGCGATGATAGAGGTCAATGTGGAAAACTGTATTTTCTGTAAAATTATTGCTAAGCAAATCCCTTCTGAAGCGATTTATGAAGATGAAGATTTGCTGGCTTTTAAGGATATTCATCCGGCAGCACCAGTGCACTTTTTAATTATTCCTAAATTGCATATGGCAAGCTTGGCAGATGCCCAGCCTGAACATGCTGAATTACTCGGTAGAATGTTGGAATTGGCACCTAAGCTTGCGCAAGAGCAAGGTTGTGGTGTGATAAAAAATGCAGATGGCAGCCTCACTGGCGGCTACAAAACCCTGATCAATACGGGGCCAGACGGTGGCCAAGAGGTGTATCATCTGCATATGCATGTGATGGGAGGAGTCAAGCGCCAACGCGCTTAATTCCGCATCGATGGTACTTAGCATTAAATATTTTGACGAGAGCAAGGCTCTCACATTGGAGAAATCATGGGTTCATTTAGTGTTTGGCATTGGTTGATCGTACTGGTGATTGTTATGCTGGTTTTCGGCACCAAAAAATTAGGCAATATCGGTGGTGATCTTGGTAAGGCGGTCAAAGGCTTCAAGGATGGCGTCAAAGGCGAAGAAGATAAAGCTGCCACTGATGCAAAGCAAGTTGCTGATAAAGTCACTGTAGACGTAGAAGCCAAGGAAAAAGCCAAGCTGTAAGCGGCTGGTAAATATCGATTTATGATAGATCTCGGACTCAGCAAGATGGCGCTGATCGGCGTGGTTGCGCTGGTCGTGATAGGCCCTAAAGACCTACCTAAGGTTGCCCGCATGGCGGGCTCCCTGTTTGGTCGCGCCCAACGTTATATCAATGAAGTGAAATCGGAAGTGAGTCGCGAGATAGAACTCGATGAATTGCGCAAGATGCATAAAGATGCGCAAGATGCAGTGCAAGACGTAGAACAGTCTATAGGGCAATCCATCGCACAAACTGAGAATGATCTGAATGCAGCCTGGCAAGGTGATGTTGCTGGTTCATCCTTAGCAAGTTTGCCAGCAGATGATGCCATCGCGATTAAGTCCAAAGATTTTCGTCGTAAAAAACTGGCACGTAGCTCGGCGATTCCTGCTTGGTATAAAAGTCGTAACGGCCAGCGCGCCCATGTGATATCTGGCTCGGCAAGAATGGCGAGGCATAGGGCAAAACCTCAAACACCAGCCAGCTTCTTCTAAATGTATTCCCAATACCACTTCTCATTCATTACAGGCCGTGCATGACCGATACAAATTTGCAGGGCGCGGCTGATAGCTTTATTTCACATTTGGTTGAGTTGCGCGATCGACTGGTGAAGGCGTCGATAGGGATAGCGCTGGTTTGCGCGGGCTTATTTGCCTGGCCCGGACCTTCTGCCATTTATGATATTTTGGCGCAACCTATGATTGCCTCGTTACCAGTCGGTGCTAAGATGATCGCCACTGGTGTCATTTCGCCTTTTCTGGTGCCTATGAAGGTGACCCTCCTGGTGGCTTTCATGCTGGCCTTGCCTTGGGTTTTATATCAGGCTTGGGCTTTTGTAGCCCCAGGTCTGTACACGCATGAAAAACGTCTGGTCGCACCTTTGGTGATTTCGTCATCGCTGCTTTTCATGTCTGGCGTTGCCTTCTGTTATTTCTTTGTGTTCGGTAGGGTATTTAAGTTCATCAACGAGTTCGCGCCAACCTCGATTACGGTCGCTCCGGATATAGAGAATTATCTCGATTTCATCATGTCTATGTGTCTGGCGTTTGGCATGACCTTTGAGGTCCCTATTGTGGTCGTGGTGTTGGTGCGCATGGGCTTGGTGCCGCTGGAAAAGCTCAAGGCGATACGCTCTTATGTGATCGTCGGTGCCTTTGTGATTGCGGCTATCGTGACACCGCCAGATGTCGTCAGCCAGTTCTCTTTGGCGATACCTATGTGCTTGCTGTACGAGTTGGGATTGCTGGTCGCCCCGATTTTCGTCAAGGCGACGCAGGCACCTGATGAAATCGTAGATTAATCAGCGGCAGCACGTAGCCAGATGACTAGCGGAAGGGCGCTTTTAAAGCCCTTTAGCAAAATTGCTTGTATCTGAGTAGCGTCCATGTCGACTATCGAACATTCGGTCCAGACCATAAAGTTCTTTAGCTTAAGTTGTTCGATATGCGGATGCTCGGCATCGTAGCCCTTGGGCGGCCGAATTAGCTTCCCCTCATCTTGCAATGTCCCAAAAATCTCTTTCAAGCCCTTGTTCTTGAGCAGTTTGGAGAATCCACTCGGGTCGGCCACGATATGATTTCGTATCGCCTTCAATCTGTCCGCGGGCGGCATATATTCACCAACCGCAAAAAATAAACG from Undibacterium parvum includes these protein-coding regions:
- a CDS encoding histidine triad nucleotide-binding protein; its protein translation is MENCIFCKIIAKQIPSEAIYEDEDLLAFKDIHPAAPVHFLIIPKLHMASLADAQPEHAELLGRMLELAPKLAQEQGCGVIKNADGSLTGGYKTLINTGPDGGQEVYHLHMHVMGGVKRQRA
- the tatA gene encoding Sec-independent protein translocase subunit TatA; amino-acid sequence: MGSFSVWHWLIVLVIVMLVFGTKKLGNIGGDLGKAVKGFKDGVKGEEDKAATDAKQVADKVTVDVEAKEKAKL
- the tatB gene encoding Sec-independent protein translocase protein TatB — translated: MIDLGLSKMALIGVVALVVIGPKDLPKVARMAGSLFGRAQRYINEVKSEVSREIELDELRKMHKDAQDAVQDVEQSIGQSIAQTENDLNAAWQGDVAGSSLASLPADDAIAIKSKDFRRKKLARSSAIPAWYKSRNGQRAHVISGSARMARHRAKPQTPASFF
- the tatC gene encoding twin-arginine translocase subunit TatC, producing MTDTNLQGAADSFISHLVELRDRLVKASIGIALVCAGLFAWPGPSAIYDILAQPMIASLPVGAKMIATGVISPFLVPMKVTLLVAFMLALPWVLYQAWAFVAPGLYTHEKRLVAPLVISSSLLFMSGVAFCYFFVFGRVFKFINEFAPTSITVAPDIENYLDFIMSMCLAFGMTFEVPIVVVVLVRMGLVPLEKLKAIRSYVIVGAFVIAAIVTPPDVVSQFSLAIPMCLLYELGLLVAPIFVKATQAPDEIVD
- a CDS encoding DUF2461 domain-containing protein, with product MHVRDLSRFLFELSESNNRAWFVMNKPRYDILRAEFLQFVAQLINEVSRFDPAIAGCEGKKALFRINRDVRFGKDKSPYKTNFSASILPSGRKKPSEGGGPAYYFQLDGNGRLFFAVGEYMPPADRLKAIRNHIVADPSGFSKLLKNKGLKEIFGTLQDEGKLIRPPKGYDAEHPHIEQLKLKNFMVWTECSIVDMDATQIQAILLKGFKSALPLVIWLRAAAD